In one Saccharibacillus brassicae genomic region, the following are encoded:
- a CDS encoding aminopeptidase, producing the protein MRDPRVQKLAKTLAGYSVNVQPGENILVEMIGPERDLLQAVVEEISALGGNPFVQLTDKRVQRTLLMNATEEMIRTWADTDLNRMKQMQGYIGIRSGENVNELADVPEEKMKMYNALYNHPVHSEQRVKRTKWVVMRYPSASMAQLANMSTQAFEDFYFDVCNLDYAKMDRAQDSLQKLMNETSNVRIVGPGTDLSFSIENIPAIKCSGTANIPDGEVYTAPVRNSVNGTIAYNAASVYNGITFENVTFRFENGRIVEATANDTDKLNNILDSDEGARHIGEFAIGFNPYILTPMKDTLFDEKIAGSLHFTPGQAYEVADNGNRSSIHWDLVLIQRPEYGGGEIYFDDRLIRKDGIFVVPELECLNPENLK; encoded by the coding sequence ATGCGTGATCCTAGAGTACAGAAATTGGCGAAAACGCTGGCGGGCTATTCCGTCAACGTCCAGCCCGGAGAGAACATCCTGGTCGAGATGATCGGCCCCGAACGCGACCTGCTTCAGGCGGTGGTCGAAGAGATCAGCGCTTTGGGCGGCAACCCGTTCGTGCAGCTGACGGACAAAAGGGTGCAGCGCACGCTGCTCATGAACGCGACCGAAGAGATGATCCGCACGTGGGCGGATACGGACCTGAACCGGATGAAGCAGATGCAGGGCTATATCGGAATCCGCTCGGGCGAAAACGTCAACGAATTGGCGGACGTGCCGGAAGAGAAGATGAAGATGTACAACGCGCTCTACAACCATCCGGTCCATAGCGAGCAGCGCGTCAAGCGCACCAAGTGGGTCGTCATGCGTTATCCGAGCGCCAGCATGGCCCAGTTGGCCAATATGAGCACGCAGGCGTTCGAAGACTTCTACTTCGACGTATGCAACCTCGATTACGCCAAAATGGACCGCGCGCAGGATTCCCTGCAGAAGCTCATGAACGAGACGTCGAACGTCCGCATCGTCGGGCCGGGCACGGACCTGAGCTTCTCGATCGAGAACATCCCCGCGATCAAATGTTCCGGTACGGCGAACATTCCGGACGGCGAGGTGTATACGGCGCCGGTACGCAATTCCGTCAACGGAACGATTGCCTATAACGCGGCAAGCGTCTATAATGGCATCACGTTCGAGAACGTCACGTTCCGCTTCGAGAACGGCCGTATCGTGGAAGCGACCGCGAACGACACGGACAAGCTGAACAACATTCTCGACTCGGACGAAGGGGCACGCCATATCGGCGAGTTCGCGATCGGATTCAATCCGTATATCCTGACCCCGATGAAGGACACGCTGTTCGACGAGAAGATCGCGGGCAGCCTGCATTTTACGCCGGGACAAGCGTACGAAGTGGCCGACAACGGCAACCGTTCGTCGATCCATTGGGATCTTGTGCTGATCCAGCGGCCGGAGTACGGCGGCGGCGAAATTTATTTCGACGACCGTTTGATCCGCAAAGACGGCATCTTTGTCGTGCCCGAACTGGAATGCCTTAATCCTGAAAATTTGAAGTAA
- a CDS encoding PHP domain-containing protein, with amino-acid sequence MTNPEKENGRYDLHMHSTSSDGMNTPSELVGLAAGRGLAGIALTDHDTVAGVGEAAEAAARAGLDFVPGVEISTRAGSRDIHMLGYFFDPADARLRQRLAGLRDVRDVRNDRILERLRELGVDITLAEVKDRGGRPLQPGESVGRPHMADVLVRKGYAVDLRDAFDKYLAEGAAAYVSPPRVSPVEAAAWIREAGGVPVLAHPGLYGDDALVRQVLAEAKPAGIEVRHPDHDPAAEKRYRRLAAEYGLLTTAGSDYHGIRQGKVFHGELGGYTVEETRVAALRAAASAPKSG; translated from the coding sequence ATGACGAATCCGGAAAAAGAAAACGGACGGTACGACCTGCATATGCACAGCACGTCGTCCGACGGGATGAATACGCCGTCGGAGCTTGTCGGACTTGCCGCCGGGCGCGGTCTGGCGGGGATCGCGCTGACGGATCACGACACCGTCGCGGGCGTTGGCGAAGCGGCGGAGGCGGCCGCGCGCGCCGGGCTCGACTTCGTGCCGGGCGTGGAGATCAGCACCCGCGCGGGCAGCCGGGACATCCATATGCTCGGCTATTTCTTCGATCCGGCGGACGCGCGGCTGCGGCAGCGCCTGGCCGGCCTGCGCGACGTGCGCGATGTACGCAACGACCGCATCCTGGAGCGGCTGCGCGAACTCGGCGTAGACATTACGCTGGCGGAAGTGAAAGACCGCGGCGGGCGCCCGCTGCAGCCGGGCGAGAGCGTGGGCCGTCCGCATATGGCGGACGTGCTCGTGCGCAAAGGCTATGCCGTCGACCTGCGCGACGCGTTCGACAAGTATTTGGCGGAAGGCGCGGCGGCGTATGTCTCGCCGCCGCGCGTCTCGCCGGTCGAAGCCGCGGCTTGGATCCGGGAAGCGGGCGGCGTGCCGGTGCTCGCGCATCCGGGCCTGTACGGCGACGACGCGCTCGTGCGGCAGGTGCTCGCCGAAGCGAAGCCTGCCGGAATCGAAGTCCGGCACCCGGACCACGATCCGGCAGCGGAAAAGCGTTACCGCCGCTTGGCCGCGGAATACGGGCTGCTGACGACGGCCGGGTCGGATTACCACGGGATTCGCCAGGGGAAAGTCTTCCACGGGGAACTCGGCGGGTATACGGTGGAAGAAACCCGGGTAGCGGCTCTGCGCGCCGCCGCTTCGGCTCCGAAATCCGGTTAA
- a CDS encoding Asp23/Gls24 family envelope stress response protein — translation MSEQVQLDNGNVRIANEVVAKIAGMAALETPGIAAMSGGLSEGWAKRLSGKNVQKGVIVEVGQLETAIDLRIIVLYETPIHEVCRMLQQNVREAVENMTGLKVIEVNVKVEGVAFKDDISIEEPSRIR, via the coding sequence ATGTCCGAACAAGTTCAACTGGACAATGGGAATGTACGAATCGCAAACGAGGTCGTAGCCAAAATAGCGGGAATGGCCGCGCTCGAAACGCCGGGAATCGCTGCGATGTCCGGCGGATTGTCGGAAGGCTGGGCCAAGCGTCTGAGCGGGAAAAACGTGCAAAAAGGCGTCATCGTCGAAGTCGGCCAGCTGGAGACGGCGATCGACCTGCGCATTATCGTGCTGTACGAGACGCCGATTCACGAAGTCTGCCGCATGCTGCAGCAAAACGTGCGCGAAGCGGTGGAGAACATGACCGGCCTGAAAGTGATCGAAGTCAACGTCAAAGTCGAAGGCGTCGCCTTCAAAGACGACATTTCGATCGAAGAGCCGTCCCGCATTCGATAA
- a CDS encoding YlbG family protein gives MVPERIGYIVWVNDLKAARNLEKYGTLHYVSRRMHYAVVYLNADRAEETAKHMRRLSYVRKIERSHRTDLKTDYGSKIPEELETDLPDSEALTS, from the coding sequence ATGGTTCCCGAACGAATCGGCTATATCGTATGGGTCAACGACCTCAAAGCGGCACGCAATTTGGAGAAGTACGGAACGCTCCATTACGTATCGCGCCGGATGCATTACGCCGTCGTCTACCTCAACGCCGACCGGGCGGAGGAGACGGCCAAACATATGCGGAGACTCTCTTATGTGCGCAAGATCGAAAGATCGCATCGCACAGACCTCAAGACGGATTACGGCAGCAAGATTCCGGAAGAGCTGGAGACGGACCTTCCCGATTCCGAAGCGTTGACGAGCTGA
- a CDS encoding YlaN family protein, producing the protein MTSSDVQEQFQIKAANLLQEDADKIEKLIEVQMENLATRYCPLYEEVLDTQMYGFSRQVDFAIRAGLVGESEGKQIVSKLERNLAVLYEALNNKE; encoded by the coding sequence ATGACTTCATCTGATGTGCAAGAGCAATTTCAAATCAAGGCAGCCAATCTTCTTCAAGAAGATGCAGATAAAATCGAGAAGTTGATAGAAGTACAGATGGAGAATCTGGCGACCCGCTACTGTCCTCTCTATGAGGAAGTGCTGGATACGCAAATGTACGGGTTTTCCAGACAGGTCGATTTTGCGATTCGGGCGGGCCTCGTCGGCGAGTCCGAAGGCAAGCAGATCGTAAGCAAGCTGGAACGCAATTTGGCGGTTCTCTACGAAGCCCTGAACAACAAGGAATAG
- the ftsW gene encoding putative lipid II flippase FtsW produces the protein MSTVKKNGTGRTGTKTQTRSPKAPPDFQLLILTLILTGFGLLMVFSASSSFTLLGSKFDNDPFYFALPQFQYALLGIVVMLVVMNIPYKNFKRLFVPLFLLTFLLLIVVLFTPAINGAHSWIRIGPLTLQPTELAKISTILYLAALISKKGDRFRDLRSGFMPVIVIVAVIAGLVMLQPDLGSCLVLVSACMLVIYAGGASVKHLLGSALILVTVLALFLGGRELLTPKSADEASASSSYKADRIEAYLDPFADPKGSTQNLLNSLIAIGEGGATGAGYGQSVQKLSYLSNPHNDFIFAIIGEEFGFIGTAAFLLLYLYFLWRGLLISLRCPDIFGTLTGVGIVGLIGIQAFVNIGGVTNTIPLTGVTLPFISHGGTSLLITLFSMGILLSISRDSKKAAPAVKGQTTETVSLSERRPALYRSR, from the coding sequence ATGAGCACAGTAAAAAAGAATGGGACAGGCCGTACCGGCACCAAGACGCAGACAAGATCGCCCAAAGCGCCGCCCGATTTTCAACTTTTGATCCTGACCCTGATCCTGACCGGCTTCGGCCTGCTGATGGTCTTCAGCGCCAGTTCCAGCTTTACGCTGCTGGGCAGTAAATTCGACAACGATCCGTTTTATTTTGCGCTGCCCCAGTTTCAATACGCGCTGCTCGGCATCGTCGTCATGCTGGTCGTCATGAATATCCCGTACAAAAATTTCAAGCGATTGTTCGTTCCGCTGTTCCTACTGACCTTCCTGCTGCTGATCGTCGTGCTGTTCACGCCCGCGATCAACGGGGCGCACAGTTGGATCAGGATTGGCCCGCTCACGCTTCAGCCGACCGAACTGGCGAAGATCAGCACGATTCTGTATCTGGCGGCGCTCATCTCCAAAAAAGGCGACCGTTTCCGCGACCTGCGTTCCGGCTTCATGCCGGTCATCGTCATCGTCGCGGTCATCGCCGGACTCGTCATGCTGCAGCCGGACCTGGGCTCCTGCCTCGTGCTCGTCTCCGCCTGCATGCTCGTCATTTATGCCGGCGGGGCCAGCGTCAAGCATCTGCTCGGATCGGCGCTGATCCTCGTCACGGTACTCGCGCTGTTCCTCGGCGGACGGGAGCTGCTGACACCCAAAAGCGCGGATGAAGCCAGCGCAAGCTCCAGCTACAAAGCCGACCGGATCGAAGCTTACCTCGATCCGTTCGCCGATCCGAAAGGGTCGACGCAGAACCTGCTGAACTCGCTGATCGCGATCGGCGAAGGCGGGGCGACCGGCGCGGGCTACGGACAAAGCGTGCAGAAATTGTCCTACCTGTCCAACCCGCACAACGACTTCATTTTCGCCATTATCGGCGAAGAATTCGGCTTTATCGGCACGGCCGCGTTCCTGCTGCTCTACCTCTACTTCCTGTGGAGAGGACTGCTCATTTCGCTGCGCTGCCCGGACATTTTCGGCACGCTGACCGGCGTCGGCATCGTCGGGCTGATCGGTATCCAGGCATTCGTCAATATCGGCGGCGTCACGAACACGATTCCGCTGACCGGCGTCACGCTGCCGTTTATCAGCCACGGCGGCACGTCGCTGCTGATCACGCTGTTCAGCATGGGCATCCTGCTCAGCATCTCGCGCGATTCCAAAAAAGCCGCGCCGGCCGTCAAAGGACAGACGACCGAGACGGTCAGCTTATCGGAACGCCGCCCAGCATTGTACCGTTCCCGCTGA
- a CDS encoding LysR family transcriptional regulator, whose product MALNFHQLHIFHTVAEKGSFSAAAVAMHMTQPAVTMQVQTLEEYFGTKLLDRSTKKIALTESGRMLLPFARRSIELMRETESEMTRFTHKLEGRLQLGASNTIGEYVLPPLLVPFGRQHPDITISLKVMNTTQILDEIARHTLNFGLVEAPVVHPDIISESVMHDELRLIIPAGHPLEGRQTVTLEEASAYPFVLREEGSGTRQVMEDEWRAKGMDPRALQTVMELGSTGAVKSAVEAGLGLTMLSPSSVKHELALGLLHAVPIENASFKRQFYSVRLKSTLLPLAAVAFLNFLRERTLGESGEGSGTL is encoded by the coding sequence ATGGCGCTCAATTTCCACCAGCTTCATATTTTTCATACCGTCGCCGAAAAAGGCAGTTTTTCCGCGGCGGCCGTCGCGATGCACATGACGCAGCCGGCGGTGACGATGCAGGTCCAGACGCTGGAAGAATATTTCGGCACCAAGCTGCTTGACCGTTCCACCAAAAAGATCGCGCTGACCGAGTCCGGCCGCATGCTGCTGCCGTTCGCGCGGCGCAGCATCGAATTGATGCGCGAGACGGAGAGCGAGATGACGCGGTTCACGCACAAGCTCGAAGGCCGTCTGCAGCTCGGAGCCAGCAACACGATCGGCGAATACGTGCTGCCGCCCCTGCTGGTCCCGTTCGGCCGCCAGCACCCGGATATCACGATCTCGCTCAAAGTGATGAACACGACGCAAATTTTGGACGAAATCGCCCGGCATACGCTGAATTTCGGCCTGGTCGAAGCGCCGGTCGTCCATCCCGATATCATCAGCGAATCGGTCATGCACGACGAACTTCGGCTGATCATACCGGCCGGCCATCCGCTCGAAGGCCGCCAGACGGTCACACTGGAAGAAGCTTCGGCGTATCCGTTCGTGCTGCGCGAAGAAGGTTCGGGTACAAGGCAGGTGATGGAAGACGAATGGAGAGCCAAAGGCATGGACCCGCGCGCGCTGCAAACGGTCATGGAACTGGGCAGCACCGGAGCGGTCAAATCGGCGGTGGAAGCGGGACTCGGCCTGACGATGCTGTCGCCTTCGTCGGTCAAGCATGAATTGGCGCTCGGTCTGCTGCATGCGGTTCCGATCGAAAATGCCTCGTTCAAACGGCAGTTTTATTCGGTTCGGCTCAAATCGACGCTGCTGCCGCTGGCTGCGGTCGCTTTTTTGAATTTTTTGCGGGAAAGAACGCTTGGCGAGAGCGGAGAAGGGAGCGGGACGTTATGA
- a CDS encoding Rqc2 family fibronectin-binding protein produces MALDGIVTRAIADELASLQGARIGKIHQPSGSDIIFQIRSRAGNKKLLLSASLTYPRIQFTEQSYMNPPEAPMFCMLLRKHCEGGVIEKIEQVGMERILHFWIRQRDEVGDVSLKKLVIELMGRHSNIILLDAATDAILDGIHHVTPAISSYRIIMPGFQYQEPPQQHKLNPLETGEELFKQKWNENVVDTPVNRLVEAYTGLSPLIAQEVLHRASGSADTDHSAGEPDVSAIWQAFDALMTDVREGRFAPCTGLNARGKLVFSAVPLKLIVDERRTFDSISFCMEHYYGDKADRDTVKQKVGDLIKFLQNERGKNVKKLVHLDKDLEEAQDAEQYRIKGELLFASLHLLKKGMKEIEVVNFYDEEQREIKIALDPLINPSDNAQRYFKKYNKYKNSLVVIDEQIKKTHEEIAYMDSLLQQLNDASLRDVDEIRAELAEQGYVRSRVPRGAKKKKKNDKPTLHLYTSSEGIEIYVGKNNLQNEFITNRLAHSSDTWLHTKDIPGSHVVIRSAEYGEATLNEAAQLAAYFSQAKHSSSVPVDTTQIRHVRKPSGSKPGFVIYDHQKTLFVTPDEDLIKALPSAVKNG; encoded by the coding sequence ATGGCATTGGACGGAATCGTCACACGCGCAATCGCCGACGAACTGGCATCGCTTCAAGGTGCCCGGATCGGCAAAATCCACCAACCTTCGGGCAGCGATATCATTTTCCAGATTCGCTCCCGCGCCGGCAACAAAAAACTGCTGTTGTCCGCCAGCCTGACGTATCCGCGGATTCAATTCACGGAACAATCGTACATGAATCCGCCGGAAGCGCCGATGTTCTGCATGCTGCTGCGCAAACACTGCGAAGGCGGCGTGATCGAGAAGATCGAACAGGTCGGCATGGAACGCATCCTGCATTTCTGGATCCGGCAGCGCGACGAAGTGGGCGACGTGTCGCTCAAAAAACTCGTCATCGAGCTGATGGGCCGCCACAGCAACATCATCCTGCTGGACGCCGCGACGGACGCCATCCTCGACGGCATCCACCACGTCACGCCGGCGATCAGCAGCTACCGCATCATCATGCCCGGTTTCCAATACCAGGAGCCGCCGCAGCAGCACAAGCTGAATCCGCTGGAGACGGGCGAAGAATTGTTCAAGCAAAAATGGAACGAGAATGTCGTGGACACGCCCGTGAACCGGCTGGTCGAAGCGTATACCGGCCTCAGCCCGCTGATCGCCCAGGAAGTGCTGCACCGGGCGAGCGGGTCCGCGGATACGGACCATTCGGCCGGCGAGCCGGACGTGTCCGCGATCTGGCAGGCGTTCGACGCCCTGATGACCGATGTGCGCGAAGGGCGCTTCGCTCCGTGCACCGGACTCAACGCGCGCGGCAAGCTGGTCTTCTCGGCCGTTCCGCTGAAGCTGATCGTAGACGAGCGCCGCACGTTCGATTCGATCAGCTTCTGCATGGAGCATTATTACGGCGACAAAGCCGACCGCGACACGGTCAAGCAAAAAGTCGGCGACCTGATCAAGTTCCTGCAGAACGAGCGCGGCAAAAACGTCAAAAAGCTCGTTCACCTGGACAAAGACCTCGAAGAAGCGCAGGATGCCGAGCAGTACCGGATCAAGGGCGAACTGCTTTTCGCTTCGCTCCATCTGCTGAAAAAAGGCATGAAGGAAATCGAGGTCGTCAATTTCTACGACGAGGAACAGCGCGAGATCAAGATTGCGCTCGATCCGCTGATCAACCCGTCCGATAACGCCCAGCGCTATTTTAAAAAGTACAACAAATACAAAAACAGCCTGGTCGTTATCGACGAACAGATCAAGAAGACGCACGAAGAGATCGCCTACATGGACAGCCTGCTCCAGCAGCTGAACGACGCTTCGCTGCGCGACGTCGACGAGATTCGGGCGGAGCTGGCGGAACAGGGTTATGTCCGCAGCCGGGTTCCCCGCGGTGCCAAAAAGAAAAAAAAGAACGACAAACCGACGCTGCATCTGTACACGTCGTCGGAAGGCATCGAGATCTACGTCGGCAAAAACAATCTGCAAAACGAGTTCATCACGAACCGTCTGGCGCATTCCAGCGACACGTGGCTGCATACCAAAGACATTCCGGGTTCGCACGTCGTGATCCGCAGCGCCGAATACGGCGAAGCGACGCTGAACGAAGCGGCCCAGCTCGCCGCCTACTTCAGTCAGGCCAAACATTCCAGCAGCGTGCCGGTCGACACGACGCAGATCCGGCATGTGCGCAAGCCGAGCGGCTCCAAGCCCGGCTTCGTTATCTACGATCACCAGAAGACGCTGTTCGTCACGCCCGACGAAGACCTGATCAAGGCGCTGCCGAGCGCGGTCAAGAACGGCTGA
- a CDS encoding HPr family phosphocarrier protein: MAKNNAAVVEIAQTASRFSSSIVLQAENKYIDVKSILGLFTTLVSNQQYELHVIGPDAEEAKAAMIEVFERHGLNVVIAPE; encoded by the coding sequence ATGGCCAAGAACAACGCAGCAGTTGTCGAAATCGCGCAGACCGCATCCCGCTTCTCTTCTTCGATCGTTCTGCAGGCAGAGAACAAGTACATCGACGTTAAGAGCATCCTCGGACTGTTCACGACTCTCGTGAGCAACCAACAGTATGAGCTTCACGTAATCGGCCCCGACGCCGAAGAAGCCAAGGCGGCAATGATCGAAGTGTTCGAGAGACACGGACTGAACGTCGTCATCGCTCCGGAATAA
- a CDS encoding amidohydrolase produces the protein MNETVEHGFAEMVEWRRHLHRHPELSYKEQETADFVAGKLEAFGVEVRRDLGGHGLIGTVRGALPGRTVALRADMDALPIEEEGGADYASTRSGVMHACGHDGHTAALLGVARYFAQRRAALRGEVRLLFQASEEVCPGGARPLIEHGALDGVDAVYGVHLWTPLPVGTVASTGGPMMASTDEFFIDITGRGGHGGMPHETVDSIVAASALVMQLQTVVSRSVDPLRPAVLSIGTINGGFAQNVVAEKTRITGTVRTFDEATRALIRRRIEDMSRQVAETYGASAEVDYLVGYPALVNHESEAERFFRVAPAALPGFAVEKAVPLMPAEDFAYYVRERPGCFMLVGAGNTEKGFVYPHHHPKFDFDESAMKASAALLIAMAESALADES, from the coding sequence ATGAACGAAACGGTGGAACACGGATTCGCGGAGATGGTGGAATGGCGCAGGCACCTGCACCGCCATCCGGAATTGTCTTATAAGGAACAGGAAACGGCGGACTTCGTCGCCGGCAAGCTGGAGGCGTTCGGGGTCGAAGTCCGGCGCGATCTCGGCGGGCACGGACTGATCGGCACGGTGCGGGGCGCGCTGCCGGGGCGCACTGTGGCGCTGCGCGCGGACATGGACGCGCTGCCGATCGAAGAAGAAGGCGGCGCGGACTACGCGTCGACGCGCAGCGGCGTCATGCACGCCTGCGGCCATGACGGGCATACGGCGGCGCTGCTCGGCGTCGCGCGCTATTTCGCGCAGCGCCGCGCGGCGCTGCGCGGGGAAGTGCGGCTGCTGTTCCAGGCTTCCGAGGAAGTGTGCCCGGGCGGCGCCAGGCCGCTGATCGAGCACGGCGCGCTGGATGGCGTGGACGCGGTATACGGCGTGCATCTGTGGACGCCGCTTCCGGTCGGAACGGTCGCGTCGACCGGGGGACCGATGATGGCGTCAACAGACGAATTTTTTATCGACATTACGGGACGCGGCGGCCACGGCGGCATGCCGCACGAGACGGTGGACAGCATCGTCGCCGCTTCGGCGCTCGTCATGCAGCTGCAGACGGTCGTCAGCCGTTCGGTCGATCCGCTGCGGCCCGCGGTGCTCAGTATCGGAACGATCAACGGCGGCTTCGCGCAGAACGTCGTGGCGGAGAAGACGCGGATCACCGGCACGGTGCGCACGTTCGACGAAGCGACGAGAGCGCTGATTCGCCGGCGGATCGAAGACATGAGCCGGCAGGTGGCCGAGACGTACGGCGCTTCGGCGGAAGTGGATTATTTGGTCGGGTATCCGGCCCTTGTGAACCACGAGTCCGAAGCGGAGCGGTTTTTCCGGGTTGCACCCGCGGCGCTGCCCGGCTTTGCGGTCGAAAAGGCGGTTCCGCTCATGCCGGCCGAAGATTTCGCCTATTACGTACGCGAGCGTCCGGGCTGCTTCATGCTCGTCGGAGCGGGCAATACCGAAAAGGGATTCGTGTATCCGCATCATCACCCGAAATTCGATTTCGACGAATCGGCGATGAAAGCGTCGGCTGCCCTGCTGATCGCTATGGCCGAATCGGCGCTGGCCGACGAATCGTAA
- a CDS encoding YlbF family regulator produces MSVSEIETVDMARVLMNAYDLGDMINGSVEVADYLYWRERMQEHPEVRRLIVELNARKELFEETQRFGHFHPNYHAAKEEVEQVERAMEEIEAVARFQAAEKALDDLLFEMSETIAYSVSSSIKVPGNNPLPKSGCGSGGSCGCG; encoded by the coding sequence ATGAGCGTATCGGAGATTGAGACAGTCGACATGGCCCGCGTGCTCATGAACGCATATGATTTGGGCGATATGATCAACGGTTCCGTCGAAGTTGCTGATTATTTATATTGGCGCGAACGGATGCAGGAGCATCCCGAAGTGCGGCGGCTCATCGTGGAGTTGAACGCCAGAAAAGAATTGTTCGAAGAAACGCAGCGGTTCGGGCATTTCCATCCGAACTACCACGCGGCAAAAGAAGAAGTCGAACAAGTGGAGCGGGCGATGGAAGAGATCGAAGCCGTAGCCCGGTTCCAGGCCGCCGAAAAAGCGCTGGACGATCTGCTCTTTGAAATGTCGGAGACGATCGCGTATTCCGTGTCTTCGAGCATCAAGGTGCCGGGCAACAACCCGCTGCCGAAATCCGGCTGCGGAAGCGGCGGCTCGTGCGGCTGCGGCTGA
- the cax gene encoding calcium/proton exchanger, giving the protein MKKMLSPILLIVTFLLSAAGHLLHWNSTLEFVLSAISVIFVAGFLGRATESVAHYAGQRLGGFLNATFGNAAELIIAILLVKEGLFDMVKASLTGSIIGNLLLVLGLSLFAGGVKFKVQRFNVPLAGMNGSLMIVAVIALFVPAVFLNTHSIEGLQINTLSLIVAGILIAAYLAWLVFSMITHKEYLSEPSESPAASAATVGSGLPAGSAQAAPASAPHAGEPDEHAPAWSKKRSILYLVVATVMVAFVSEWLVGTLETFTTQFGLSELFVGAFVVAIVGNAAEHSAAIMLAMKNKIGTSVEIAVGSSLQISLFVAPVLIFISFFMGGLSGTMNIVFSTIEIVAIAVSVFVAKSIIQDGETNWYEGLLLIAVYIILGVSFFMVH; this is encoded by the coding sequence ATGAAAAAAATGCTGTCCCCCATCCTCTTGATCGTCACGTTCCTGCTCAGCGCGGCCGGACATCTGCTGCATTGGAATTCGACGCTCGAGTTCGTGCTTTCCGCGATCTCGGTCATTTTCGTGGCCGGATTTCTCGGACGCGCCACCGAAAGCGTCGCCCATTACGCCGGGCAGAGGCTCGGCGGCTTCCTGAACGCGACGTTCGGCAACGCGGCCGAATTGATTATCGCCATCCTGCTCGTCAAAGAAGGATTGTTCGACATGGTCAAAGCGAGCCTGACCGGCTCGATCATCGGCAACCTGCTGCTCGTGCTGGGTCTCAGCCTGTTCGCGGGCGGCGTGAAGTTCAAGGTGCAGCGCTTCAACGTGCCGCTTGCGGGCATGAACGGATCGCTGATGATCGTAGCCGTTATCGCGCTGTTCGTGCCGGCCGTATTCCTCAACACCCATTCGATCGAAGGGCTCCAGATCAATACGCTGAGTCTGATCGTGGCGGGCATCCTGATCGCCGCTTATCTCGCGTGGCTCGTCTTCTCGATGATCACGCACAAAGAGTATCTGTCCGAACCTTCGGAATCGCCTGCCGCTTCGGCGGCCACGGTCGGAAGCGGTCTTCCGGCAGGCAGCGCCCAGGCAGCTCCGGCTTCCGCGCCGCATGCCGGCGAGCCTGACGAACATGCGCCGGCCTGGTCGAAAAAGCGTTCCATTTTGTACCTCGTCGTCGCGACCGTCATGGTAGCGTTCGTCAGCGAATGGCTCGTCGGCACGCTTGAGACGTTCACGACGCAGTTCGGGCTGAGCGAATTGTTCGTCGGTGCTTTCGTCGTCGCGATCGTCGGCAACGCCGCCGAGCACAGCGCCGCGATCATGCTCGCGATGAAGAACAAGATCGGCACGTCGGTCGAAATCGCCGTCGGCAGCAGCCTGCAAATTTCGCTGTTCGTCGCGCCGGTGCTGATCTTTATCAGCTTCTTCATGGGCGGCCTGAGCGGCACGATGAATATCGTGTTCTCGACGATCGAGATCGTCGCGATCGCCGTATCCGTGTTCGTCGCCAAGTCCATCATTCAGGACGGCGAGACCAACTGGTACGAAGGCCTGCTGCTGATCGCCGTCTATATTATTCTCGGCGTGTCGTTCTTCATGGTCCATTAA